AAAGAGCCGGAATACAAGAAGGGCGCTTTTAACTTAAATAGACTTATCTCGGATCTGGAACACGATCTGAGGAAATTGAAAGCCATGGAAGAAGTATTAAGACCCCTTAAGGAGGGCCTTGAAGAGAATCCGGAGAAGGACCCAAAGCTGTCAAAGCTGGCCTCGTTGATAGATGAGCTGATGCAACCGCGGAGGAAGATACTCATCTTCAGTGAATTCGAGGAGACCGTCCGGTGGATCTACAAAGGACTGGAAAGGCTCGGCTACACCCGGAATTACAGGATAGAAATGGTGAGCTCCAGTACGAAGGGAATAGCGGATAAAGTCAGACGCTTTGCACCCCGGTCGAACAACTACGAGACCGAGGATGAGATCGACGTACTGATATCCACGGACGTCCTCAGTGAGGGACTCAACCTGCAGGACGCGAACGTAGTCATAAACTACGACCTGCACTGGACGCCGATAAAGCTCATCCAGAGAATAGGCAGAGTTGACAGGATCGGAACCGGGCATGATGAGATACTCGTTTACAATTTCTTCCCGGAAAAAGGACTGGAGGAGAACCTTGGCCTCCTTGAAAAGGTCAGGAGAAGGATAACCGAGTTCAACAACGCGCTGGGTGCCGATGGCAAAATCCTTGAGGAGAGCGAGGAATGGAACCCTTCAGCCCTCGAAGCGATATATGGGGGAAACATTGAAGAACTTGAGAAGGGTGTCGAAACCCTTACGGTAACCACCCTTGCGGAGAAGCTCGTGAGGGAGTTCAGGGAGGGACACAAAAACCGGTTTGAGGAGATAATAAAGAGACACTCCATGAGAAGCGTGGTTAGGTATCCGGGCTCCGACTATTATGCATTTTTCGTTTGCAGCGATGGAATAATGGCCCAGAACTTCATATACCGGAAGAAGGGGGATAAATGGATATCCGAAAACATGCCACTTGAGAAACTTCTGGACCTCACGGGATTAACGGAGAAATCCCGGCCATTCAATGGATTCAAGGATATGGGAATATACTATGAAGCTGCGGAGAGGGCATTGGACGAGTTCAGGGAGCTCCGCACTATAAAAACAAGTACGTTAACCTTCAAGAAACGCCGCAGGAATCCCGAGAAAATTAAACGAATCCTGAAAAAACTCAAAGCCGCAAAACTCAAAGCGAAGACGGATTCCGATAGGTACTACCTAAGCCAGCTCCTTGATCTTGTTAGATGGGGGTATGCAAACCATGAGCTCTTCGCCAGGGCGCTCAGAGAGATCAATCCCAGCATGGCATCGGACAGGGTGGTCAGGGCCTGTGAGGCATTGATAGTAAAATATCAGATCTCATCATGGAAACAGCAGGTAGAAGCCCGGAGAAGGGAACTGGGCGAGAAAGGCATTAAGCCCCATATCGTATCCGGCATCCTATTCGTTCCCACCCTGCCGGATTACCCCGAAGCCGGCGCGGGAACCAAACCCTGAACCGGGACGCCGGTATTCAGGAGGAGTATGCTGAAGGAGTTCGCCCATCCCGGAGGGTACTTCCTCGACGTTTACCTCATAAGCGATTCAATCCGGGACGGCTTAGAGGGAAAAGCCCGGGAGCTGGAGGACGGGATTATGGTAAAGCTCCGGGTGGCAGGATTAAAGCCCGGCTCAGGGTGAGGATCCCGTAAGCACCCAGAGCCCCACGGCTATGAGGAGCATCCCGGCCATAACGGAGAGCTCCCTCCCGTGCCGCACCATCATCCGGGAGAAGTTCTTGCTCTCCACGAGGCTCCCCATGACGAGGAGTATGACGAACAGGGGAAGGACGAAGATCAGGTTGTAGAGGCCGAGGAGGAGAAGGGCGAGCCTCCTTCCGGCTCCGGAGATCAGTATGGCGTAGACGAGGTAGCTTCCGGCGGAGCAGGGAAGAAGGGTCGTCGAGACCGTAATCCCGAGGGTGAGGGCCCCGATGATGGTTGCGTCACGGCCGAACAGCATCCGCCGGATCCTCCCCTTATCGCCTATGCGGGATCTCTCAACGAGACCTGTTACCACCGTGTAGACACCAAAGGCTATGGCCACAATCCCGGCGACCCAGACGGGGATGAGGCCGGCGAAGTAGAGGAGGCCGACCCCGAGGAGGTAGTAGGAAACGTAAACCGCGCCGATGAAGGTTGTCCCTATGAGGTAGAGCCTCTTCTTCGATACCTCCCTGACGGAGATCGCTATGAGGAGCATCGTGTAGACGACGAAGGTGCAGGGGTTTATGGAGTCGCTCATCGCGAGGGCGAGGAACTCCGGCAGAAAGTTCACCATGCCGAGGAGGTAAAGTGCGAGCGTGCTTATCCCGAAAGAGGCGAGCAGAATGACAACCAGTCCCTTTACCTCACCCTTCATGTGCACTTCTTCCCGGGGACTCTTTTTGTGGATTTCGAAAACGGAAAGTTGAAAACGAAACGTTAACGCCTTTTCCTGAGAAAGACCGGAAGAAGGGCGAGTGCCACCATCGTACCCGGCCCGCAGGTGCCACCGTTGCCGGGGGTTTTTGTCCCATCCTCCCCGGGCAGCCTGTGCTCGACGTATATCTCCTGAAGCTTCCGGGTTACCGTTTCGTTCTTTATTATGTAAGCCTTGCCCCCCACGAAGAGCAGCAGGCCGTTGTTCTCAAGGGCCGTCCTTACGATATCGGGTGTGGCCGAGACGTTGTATTCTCCCTCGACTATCGCCACGAGTTTCCCGTCGTAGGCTATCCCTATGGCCGGAACCCCGGCTATTCCCGTGTAGTTGTACTGGGCCGAGAAGAGCCGTTCGTTTTCATCGTTGTTGAGCAGTTCGTAGTAGGTCAGGCTGTTCTCGCCGTAGATTTCGGGTATCTCCTCCTTCATGCGCTTACAGTGGGGACAGGTCGCCATGCCGTACATGTAAAAGTGAATCCTGTTTGGATCGACCCCGGCTTCAGCGAGGGCGTAGGAAACCGTCGAGAGCATCAGCAGGGCCGTGAACAACAGAGCCATCCTCTTCATCTTCTCACCTGAGACCCTTCTCGCCGGGGGTTATAAGCTTTAACCGCGGAAAGCTTAAATCCTTTGAGCTCCAGAAGTTACGGGGGTTGTCATGCAGGAGTGGTACCAATCCCGGGCGCTCTACGATGCGGTTCTTAAGCTCCTGAACTCCGGAAGGCTGGAGGAAGCCACGGAGATGGCCGGCGGGATACCGGATAGGATGATCAGGTCCAAGGCCCTCTCCCGGATAGCGGTTGAGACCGCACGAAGGGGCCTGCCCTACGGGGAAGCCCTCGACAGGGCCATCGAAGCGGCGCGGGAAATAGGAAACCCTGAGGAGAGCACGAAAGCCCTGATGAGCCTTGCCTTTGAATTCCTGAACATGGGGAAGGTCGAGGACGCCCTCCGGATCTCGGAGCACATCACCGACCTTTCCAGCAGGTCGAAGGTGGAGGCCGAGGTTGCGCTCGCACTCGCAAAGGGGGGAGACGTCTCAAGGGCCATGAAGATCATCAACTCGATCCTCGATGAGGACGTTAAAACGTGGGCTATGTCGAGACTGGCGAACCAGTTTTAGCTTTACCTGTCCATTTTTCCCGGAGTTTGGGGAGATTTCAACACGAATCCAGCCAAAAGGCTTTTTTACGCCCCGCCCCCTTCTGCCGGGGGTGAAGGGAATGAACGGCGGAGAGATAATAGGACTCGTGGGAATGCTCCTTCTCGTGAGCTCGTGGGTTCCCCAGACGTGGGAGACGATAAGGACGAGGAAGTGCCCGCTCAACACGGGCTTCGTGTTGATCTACGTCACGGCTTCAACCCTGCTCACAGTTTATTCTTACCTGATAG
The window above is part of the Thermococcus sp. P6 genome. Proteins encoded here:
- a CDS encoding cytochrome C biogenesis protein CcdA, producing the protein MKGEVKGLVVILLASFGISTLALYLLGMVNFLPEFLALAMSDSINPCTFVVYTMLLIAISVREVSKKRLYLIGTTFIGAVYVSYYLLGVGLLYFAGLIPVWVAGIVAIAFGVYTVVTGLVERSRIGDKGRIRRMLFGRDATIIGALTLGITVSTTLLPCSAGSYLVYAILISGAGRRLALLLLGLYNLIFVLPLFVILLVMGSLVESKNFSRMMVRHGRELSVMAGMLLIAVGLWVLTGSSP
- a CDS encoding lipid-A-disaccharide synthase N-terminal domain-containing protein; translation: MNGGEIIGLVGMLLLVSSWVPQTWETIRTRKCPLNTGFVLIYVTASTLLTVYSYLIGDPIFLVLNFLAAFQSAVNLAVKIMEKKA
- a CDS encoding CGP-CTERM sorting domain-containing protein produces the protein MKRMALLFTALLMLSTVSYALAEAGVDPNRIHFYMYGMATCPHCKRMKEEIPEIYGENSLTYYELLNNDENERLFSAQYNYTGIAGVPAIGIAYDGKLVAIVEGEYNVSATPDIVRTALENNGLLLFVGGKAYIIKNETVTRKLQEIYVEHRLPGEDGTKTPGNGGTCGPGTMVALALLPVFLRKRR